The genomic region ATTGGAGTCGGCGCCGATCAGTGGAGCCAGGTCGGTAAACAACAGTTGATTGGACACCAGCGACCCGCTGAGCTTGGGCCTTGGCTGACTCGCGACATAGGCCAAGTTGCCGTGGATGTCACTCTCGCCGATCTTGCCGTTAAAGTCCTCATAGCGGTACACCGCCCCGCCCGACTCATGCAACTTGGCAGTCAAATGCCCATCCGTGGCGTACGGCGGGGTATCCGGCAGGGTCACGCCGATCAGCGGATAGAGATTGCCCAGGTTGGCACCGGCCAGTTTCAGGCGCAGATCCAGGGCGCCGAGATTCAGTGGGTCGGTGAGCGTACCGGCCAGTTCGACGCTGGTGTCGGCAATCTTTATTTGCGCATGAAGCGGGAACGGCTTGGCGGCATCCTGTAAGGCCAGCAAACCACCGATTTTGCCTTGGCCGACCAGATTCTGGCCGTGGTATTGGCCTTTGACCTTCAACGCGAACGCGTAATCCTGCGGCGAACCGCCCTTCTCAAGCGCGGTTTTCGCCGCTTTGTCGCCGACGATGTCACTGAACGGAATCGGCTTGCCCAGCGGATCGATAAGCAAGTCGAGACGGGTTTTCAGGCTCTGGTCGTCGAGCGTGACATGGCCTTTGTCGAAGCCGATGGCACCGATGTCCAGCACCCAGTTCGACGGCTCGGCGTTCGGGTCTTTGGGGGCGAACTTGAACGTCCAGTTGGCGCGACCGTCGGCCAGACGTTGCAGGTCGGCATTGGGTTCGGTCAGGTCGATGCGCGGGATCACCACCCGCTGCGTCAGCAAGGCCAGTGGCGAAATGCGCAGTTCGACACGCTTGAGAGTGGCCATCTGCGGTGGCTTCGACCAGTCCGGGTTGCCCAGGCTCAGGTCCTCGGCCACCACATGTGGCCACGGCACCCAGGCGCGCCAGCCGCCTTCATCGGGCTCGCGCTGCCAGACCACCGTGAGGTTGCCATTGATGGCGAACGGACGATGCAGCTCTTCGGATACTTTGGCGTTCAGTGGCAGTTTGATCCGGTTCCAATCGAAGAACGCGATGATCAGCGCCAGGACGGCCAGCAGCACAACGAGGCTGGCGGAGGTCCAGGCAAGCATTTTACGAGTGCGCGTCATTGCACAGGGCTCCTGAATACGACTAAGCGCCCGGACAGCGACGCACTGATGAAACGTTAGGCCAGAACCGGCCTGCCATGAAATCTAGGACTGGGAAATGGCGCGCAGGTTTAACCGAATAGGCACTTAACACTCAAATAATCGGCCGGGGACACCCTGCTCCCTCATCCGGTGTTACCGCACCCGCACTTTTGCGAGGCGAGAGCGGGTCGAAAATACCCACCTCAGTGCAAAAAAGCTCGCCGGAAACGCCCGTTCTAGAGCGCTGCGGCCGAACAATCAATTCTGTTGATTATTACCATTGCGTTTATGAACTTTTGTATCGACTTATCGAGAGTAGCATTGCCCTCGTACCCACTTTATCGCCCTCCCAAGGAGCAACCCATCATGAAACGCGAATTACTGCTTAGCCTGACCCTTTCGATGTTAGCCAGCACCGCTTTTGCCTTGCCGGCCGCTGATCAGGCCACTCCACAAGTCAAAGACAGCCACTCGGTGTTCAGTCAGACCGTTGCCGAAGGCGGCAATGATCGCCTGAAAGAAAAAGGCCTGATCACTCAGGATGGTTCAGATCGCACTCCACAGGGCCAAACCCTGGCCGCTGACGGCACCGATCGCACTCCACAAGGTCAAACCCTGGCTGCTGACGGTACCGACCGTACCCCACAAGGCCAAACCCTGGCCGCTGACGGCACCGATCGCACTCCACAAGGCCAAACCCTGGCTGCTGACGGTACCGACCGTACTCCACAAGGCCAAACCCTGGCTGCTGACGGTACCGACCGCACTCCACAGGGTCAAACCCTGGCTGAAGGTGGTGGTGACCGTGTGATCGAACGCAACAGCGCTGTGAGCTAAGCCCATGGCGGCCTGGAAAAAAAGCCCAATCCCCGGATTGGGCTTTTGACTGTATAGAAGCCGTAATTCCCCGCGTGATCCCCCGATAGTCGTTCGACGCCAGCGAAGCCGATTTGCTAGAGTGCGCCGCTGTCCTTGTCCAGAAAACACCCTTGCGATGCTGCCCCGCGCCGAACAGAAACAACAGACCCGCAACGCCCTGATGGACGCTGCCCGCCACCTGATGGAAAGCGGCCGAGGATTCGGCAGCCTGAGCCTGCGCGAAGTAACCCGAACCGCCGGGATCGTGCCCACTGGTTTCTACCGGCACTTCGCCGACATGGACGAATTGGGCCTGGCGCTGGTGTGCGAAGTCGGCCAGACCTTCCGCGAAACCATCCGCCTGGTGCGCCATAACGAATTCGTCATGGGCGGTATCATCGATGCCTCGGTGCGGATCTTTCTCGACGTGGTCACGGCCAATCGCTCGCAGTTCCTGTTTCTTGCCCGCGAGCAGTACGGCGGCTCGCTGCCGGTGCGCCAGGCCATCGGCCGCCTGCGCGAGGACATCAGCTCGGACCTGGCGGCCGATTTGTCGCTGATGCCGAAACTGCAGCACCTGGACATCGCCGGCCTGAGCGTCATGGCCGATCTGATCGTCAAAAGCGTGTTCGCGACCCTGCCGGACATCATCGATCCGCCGGCCGAAGCGCTGCCCGAGCACCTGACACCACAGGCGAAAATCACCCAGCAGTTGCGGTTTATCTTTATCGGGCTGAAGCATTGGCAGGGACTCGGCAGTACCGAATAACCCGTTAGAAAAAGATCGCAGCCTTCGGCAGCCCCTACATGGATCGCAATCCTGCGCAGGAGCTGCCGAAGACTGCGATCTTTTTTGTGCGCCGCAAATTGGTGCGTAAAAAACCTCCACGCACCAACTTCAATCAAAGTCCTGCAACATTCTGAGTCTCCCCCTTCGCTCTGACAGGCATTTCCTACCCCTCACCCGATTGGCAAGCCCCTTGCTCTAGCCTGAGCATTGTTCATTGCTGGAAGCCTTCCGATGCTGGTGATTCATCGCAGAATCGACCCTCAACCCGTCTGGGCCGCCGAGCTGCACCTGACCTTCGAAGCCAGGAGCAAAAGCCGCTTGCGCTGTTTCAGTGCCGAGGGTGAAGACGTCGGCTTGTTTCTGGAGCGCGGCCAGCCGCCGCTGTATGACGGCGAATGCCTGCAAGCCGAAGACGGGCGCGTCGTTCGCGTCTGCGCGCGCCCCGAACAATTGCTGCACGTCACCTGCGCCAATGCCTTCGAACTGACCCGCGCCGCCTATCACCTGGGCAATCGCCATGTGGCCCTGCAAGTCGGCGACGGCTGGTTGCGCCTGCTCGACGATTACGTGCTCAAGGCCATGCTCGAACAGCTTGGCGCCAAGGCCGAGAACATCGAAGCGTCGTTCCAGCCGGAACACGGTGCCTACGGCGGCGGCCATCACCACTCGCGCCACGGTGACGAGGACTTCAACTACCCGCCGAAACTGCATCAGTTCGGCGTGCGTTTATGAACCCGGCCTGGGCGCTGCTGCGCCTGGCCAGTCCGCAGCTGCCGATTGGCGGCTATAGCTATTCACAAGGTCTGGAAATGGCTGTGGATAACGGCCGGGTCAATGATCCCGATAGCGCGCGACGCTGGATCAGTGATCAGTTGCTGTTGAACCTGGCGCGTTTCGAAGCGCCACTGCTGCTTGCCCATTGCACCGCCGCCGCCGAAGAAAACTGGGCCCAATTGCTGCAACGCTGCGAAGAGCATCGCGCCAGCCGCGAAACCCGCGAGTTGCATCAGGAGAGCCGACAGATGGGCTATTCGTTGCAGCAACTGCTCAACGGCTTGCCGGAACTGGATGCGCCAGCCCGCGCCTTTCTTGAGCAACGCCCTGAACCGCATTTGGCCCTCGGCTGGGCGCTGGCGGCTCGCGCCTGGAACATCAGCCCGCAAGACGCGCTGGCCGCCTGGCTCTGGAGCTGGCTGGAAAACCAACTGGCGGTGTTGATGAAAACCCTGCCGTTGGGCCAGCAAGCCGCGCAACGCCTCACCAGCGAACTGCTGCCGTTGCTGCAACAGGCGCAGCAAGACGCCACCCGAATCAATCCCGAACACGTTGGCAGCGCCGCTTTCGGCCTGTCCCTGGCCTGCATGGCCCATGAGCGCCAGTACAGCCGTCTGTTCCGTTCCTAGGGCCTTTTCATTTGGAGAATCACATGAACACACAACCCCTGCGCGTCGGCATCGGCGGCCCGGTCGGCTCCGGCAAAACCGCCTTGACCCTGGCCCTGTGCCTGGCCCTGCGCGAGCGCTACAACCTGGCCGTCGTGACTAACGATATCTATACCCGCGAAGACGCCGACTTTCTGGTGCGCAACGAAGCCTTGGCACCGGAGCGGATCATCGGCGTGGAAACCGGCGGCTGCCCGCATACGGCGATCCGCGAAGACGCCTCGATCAACCTCGAAGCCGTGGATCAATTGAACCGGCGCTTTCCGGGGCTGGATCTGATTCTGGTGGAGTCCGGCGGCGACAACCTCTCGGCGACCTTCAGCCCGGAGCTGTCCGATCTGACCATTTACGTGATCGATGTCTCCGCCGGCGACAAGCTGCCGCGCAAGGGCGGCCCCGGCATCTGCAAATCCGACTTGCTGGTGATCAACAAGATCGACCTGGCGCCGTTGGTGGGAGCCTCTCTAGAGATGATGGACAGCGACACCCAACGCATGCGCAACGGCAAGCCGTTTGTCTTCAGCAACCAGAAAACCGGCCAGGGCCTTGAAGAAATCATCGCCTTCATCGAACGCCAGGGCTTGCTGACTGCAGCCTGATCACACTTATCAACAAGGAAGCTTATTCATGACACTGAAACGCATTCTGGGCGCCATGGCCCTGCTGCTGACCCCAGCCATTGCCTTCGCCCACCCGGGCCATGGCGACAACGGCTTGATCGCCGGCATCAGCCACCCGATCGGCGGCCTCGATCACTTGCTGGCGATGGTTGCCGTAGGGTTGTGGGCAGCACAGCAAAAAGGTGCTGCGCGCTGGGCGCTGCCGTGCACGTTCGTCGGCACCATGCTGATCGGCGGTTTGCTGGGCTTTGAAGGGCTGGACCTGCCGGCGCTGGAAAGCGGGATTGCGGCATCGGTATTGGCGCTGGGCCTGGCGGTGGCGTTGGCAGTGCGTCCGCCGTTGAGCCTGGCGGTGGCGGCGACCGCGTTGTTCGCGCTGTTTCATGGCGTGGCGCATGGTCTGGAATTGCCGGACATGTCCAGTCCTTGGGCGTATGCCGCAGGGTTTGTGGCAGCGACAGCGGCGTTGCATGCCGCGGGTTATGCGGTGGTTCGCGTCTTGCCTCAGGCCGCGGCACCGTTGGTTCGGCTGGCGGGTGCGGCGTCGGCGGCAACCGGAGTCTGGTTGCTGGCGGGTTGATTCTCTAGCGTCTGAACTGGCCCCTTCGCGGGCAAGCCCGCTCCCACAGGACATTCGCTGCCGGACAGGTTGTGTGAATACCGAAGATCCCCGTGGGAGCGGGCTTGCCCGCGATAGCGTCCGATCAGACACCGCCTCTCTCAAGCCTGCCTCTCTGCTACCATGTCGCGCAATCGCCCCTGCCGTGACGACGCCAGCCAATGCCGCCTGTTTCCCGCTCTGCCTCCCAGCCTGAATTGACCACCCTGTTCGCCTCGGTGCAACAGCACTTCCAGAACGTGATCGTGCCGCTCTGGCAAGGCCCTGGCTGGAACGCCGACATGGCATTGCCTTATGAAGCGCTGGACGCCGAGCATCGACCACTGCCCCCTCAGCGCTACCGGGCCATGGCCTGCGCGCGGCAGCTGTACCTGTTCTCCAGTCTGATCGGCCAGGTGCCCCAGGCTGAAGCGCGCGCGGCGGCGCTGTTCCGTTCCTTGCAGCGGCATTTCCACGATGCCGAGCATGGCGGCTGGTTCTATAGCATCGACCCGCAAGGTACGCCGCTGGACCAGCGCAAAGACCTCTACACCCACGCCTTCATCCTGTTCGCCTGCGCCCATTATTGGGATAAGGTTCGCGAACCGCTGGTGGAGTCGGTACTCAACGCCGCGCTGGAAGTGGTGGCGCAGCGTTTCGCCACGGGCGACGGCCTGTATGAAGCCAGCCTGGACCGTGATTGGTCCTCGCTCGACTCCGGGCCACTGCAGAACCCTCTGATGCATTTGGCCGAAGCCTTCCTCGCCACCCTGTCGGTGCGCGAAGACGTGGCCGTACAGAAAGCCCTCATCGAGTTATGCACAGCCATGCAAAAGCGTTTTATCGACCCGCAACACGCGGTGTTGATGGAGAAGCCGCTCGGAGCTGTGGATAACTGGTTCGAGCCGGGCCATCAGTTCGAATGGTATTTCCTGCTGCAATCCTCGCCATTGCTGCGCGGCTCGACACTGCACGCCTCGCTGGAGCGCGCGTTTGCGTTCACCGAGCAACGGGGTGTCGATCAGCAGACCGGTGCTGTGCGCGCCATGCTGGAACTGGACGACCGCCCTCGCGACGCAACCCAACGCATCTGGGCTCAGGCCGAGTACCTGCGCGCCCTGACCTTGCGCCCGAGCAGCGAAGTATCGGTGCAACGCCAGTTGCAGGCGTTGCACCAGCGCTTTCTGCATGCGGGCGGTTGGTATGAGTGTCGCGATGAGCAGGGCGAAGTGAGCCGCAAGGACATGCCTTCGACCACGCCTTATCACTTGGCGACCTGTTATCGCGGGTTGCTCGAGTATCTCGGCTGAGTTTTTTGTGGCGAGGGGGCTTGCCCCCGTTGGGCTGCGCAGCAGCCCTAGTGTTTTATCAGTTGCATCGCAGGCGGCTGCTTCGCACCCGAACGGGGGCAAGCCCCCTCGCCACGGGCAAGCCCCTCGCCGCAATTACGCCTTGCCGCCATTACGCTCTATGGCAAAGCCGCTCCAGGTCTGGCTCACCGGCATCAGCTCGAGGCTGTTGATGTTGATGTGGGCCGGTGCGTTGAGCACCCAAAAAATGGTCTCGGCGATGTCTTGCGGCTGGATCGGATCGGCACCGGCGTAAGTGGCGTTGTAACGCTCCTGGTCACCGGCGAAACGCACCAGCGAGAACTCGCTCTCGCACAGGCCCGGCTCGATGTTGCTGACCCGTACGCCCGTGCCTTGCAGGTCGCAGCGCAGATTCAGGGAGAACTGTTTGACGAAGGCCTTGCTCGCGCCATACACGTGGCTGCCCGGGTACGGGTAGTTGCCGGCGATGGAGCCAAGGTTGACGATGCTGGCGCCACGACCATGGGCGATCAAACGCGGCAGCAGCAAGCGGGTGCTGTACATCAAACCTTTGATGTTGGTGTCGACCATGGTGTCCCAATCATCGAGATTGCACTTGGGCGCCGGGTCCACGCCCAGGGCCAGGCCAGCGTTGTTGATCAGCCCGTGCAGTTTGGCGAAGGACGGCGGCAGGCTGGCAATCGCCTCCTCCATGGCCTTGCGATCCCGCACGTCGAGCACCAGGCCATGGACCTCGGTCTGCTTCGACAACTCGGCACACAGGGCATTGAGGCGTTCTTCACGACGACCTGTCAGCACCAGCTTCCAGCCGGCCTCGGCAAAACGACGGGCACAGGCTTCACCAAAACCGGAGGTCGCACCGGTAATAAACAGGGTTTTGAACATCATGTTCTCCTTGCTTCGGCTGACAGTCAGCCCTTGGAATAGAAAATCAACCGGCAGCATGCCCGGCCTTGCCCACAGCGGCAACTATGGCAGAAACCGTACAAAAAACGATCAATGCTGGCAACGCCCCATGCCCCGTGGCTTGCAGCCATGTACACGCACCTTATCCACAGGCCGGTCCACAGTTTCCGGGGGCAAGTGGAAAAGCTGCAAGCCGCTATCCACAAGGCTTTGCGGGCAGAACAGAAAGTTTTTTTCTTGACCCTGAGGCACCCGCTGTGTAACCCAGGGCATTTTGCACGACCGAGCGGTCGGAGCAACGATGGCGCCAAGCCAGCAACCACGGCCCTCAGCCGAGTCTTTCCAGAGTTTAACCACAGACTTATCCACAGGCTTGTCCACCTTGATTCATACCGAGTTCGCTCATAACAAAAAGGTTGACAAAGCCGGCTTGAGGTTCGCCAAAAACACCTGATCAAAAAACAATCACCGCCCTGCAGGCCACGGATTCAAAGGCTTACAGCCAGCTACTCCCACGTTATTCACAGCCAGCTCCACAGCAAACGGGGACAAGTCAAAACCGTGACAAAACAGTAATTTGCAGCGGCTTTATGTCGCGCTTTGAGAGGTCTTGAATATTGTTTTCCACAATTTGCCGCAGTCCCTGTGGGAGCGGGCTTGCCCGCAAAGAGGGAGTGTCATTCGACATCAATGTTGCCTGGCACACCGCCTTCGCGGGCAAGCCCGCTCCCACAGGGTTGGTGGTGTTTTATAGATAGAAAAAAGCCCCGGCGATTGCTCGTCGGGGCTTGTTGTTGCAAGGCTGAACTCAGTGCCCGCCGAGGTAGGCGTTACGCACCTCCTCGTTCACCAGCAGCTCCTTGCCGGTGCCGCTGAGGCGGATCTGGCCGTTGACCATCACGTACGCCCGGTCCGACAGCTTGAGGGCGTGGTTGGCGTTCTGCTCCACCAGAAAGATGGTCATGCCCGTCTTGGCCAGTTCCCGCAGGGTCGCGAAGATCTGTTTCACCACAATCGGCGCCAGCCCCAGGCTCGGCTCATCAAGCAGCAACAGTTTGGGTCGGCTCATCAACGCCCGGGCGATGGCAAGCATTTGCTGCTCGCCGCCCGACATGGTCATGGCCCGCTGGGTGCGTCGCTCTTCAAGGCGCGGGAACAGCTCGAACATGCGCTGCATGTCTTCCTTGGCATACTTGTCACCGATCGGAATGGTGCCCATCAGCAGGTTTTCCTCGACGGTCATGTCCGGGAACACCCGCCGGCCTTCCGGCGATTGAGCGATACCGTTGGAGGCGATGTAGTGGGACGACTTGTGAGTGATATCCACACCCTGATAGACGATTTGCCCGTCAGCCGCCCGTGGCTGGCCAAAAATCGACATCAGCAGAGTCGACTTGCCGGCACCGTTGGAGCCGATCAGGCTGACGGTCTCCCCTTCATTGATGTGCAACGAGACTTTCTTCAGGGCCTGGATCGGTCCGTAGAACACGTCCAGCTCCTTGAGTTCGAGGATGGGTTTGGTCATACCACTTCCTCTTCATCGGCGCCCAGGTAGGCCGCAATCACTTTCGGGTCGTTGCGGATCGCTTCAGGGTCACCCTCGGCGATCACGTTGCCGTGGTCCAGCACCACGATGTGGTCGGAAATGCTCATTACCATGCCCATGTCATGTTCAATCAGCACCACGGTAATATCGTGGTCGTCGCGCAAATGTCGAATCATCGCGCTGAGCGCCTCGGTTTCCTGCGGGTTGAGGCCCGCCGCCGGTTCGTCCAGGCAGATGATCTTGGGCCGGGTGCACATGGCTCGGGCGATTTCCAGACGACGTTGCTGGCCGTAGGAAAGTTCACCGGCCAAGCGGTTGGCGCAGTCCACCAGATCCACCACTTCCAGCCAGTAGAAGGCATGGTCCAAGGCATCGCTCTCGGCCTTGCGGTAGTTCCTGGTGTTGAGCACACCGGACAGCAAATTACGGTTGACCCACATGTGCTGGGCCACCAGTAGGTTCTCGATGACTGACATTTCCCTGAACAGGCGAATGTTCTGGAAGGTCCGCGCCAGGCCGGCACGGTTGATCAGGTGCGTGCCACCGAACATCTTGTAGTGGAGCCGGCTGACGAAGCTCTTCGGCGAAACGAAATCGGTCGCCTTGAACGGTTCCCCGAGCATTTTGATAACGTCGGTTTTCACACCACGAGTGTCAAGTTCAATGTGCCCGCCGGTGGCCTTGTAGAACCCGGTCAGACAGTTGAACACCGTGGTCTTGCCCGCACCGTTGGGGCCGATCAACGCGAAAATCGAGTTACGCTTAACTTTCAGGCTGACGTCGCTCAGGGCTTTGATGCCGCCGAAATGCATCATCAGGTTCTCGACCTTTAGAACGATTTCTTCGCTCATGGCGCGGCCCTCTCAGTCAAGGCACCTTTACGCGGAGTCACACCGGTACGGCTGATACGAATCAGACCGCGCGGTTTCCAGATCATCATCAATACCATGAGGACGCCGAACAGCAACACGCGGTATTCGGCGAAGCTGCGCAGCAGTTCCGGGGCGACAGTCAGCACGAACGCCGCGATCACCACTCCGACCGTCGACCCCATGCCGCCGAGCACGACGATGGCGAGGATCAAGGCCGACTCGAAGAACGAGAACGAGGTCGGGTTGACGAAGCCTTGATAGCTGGCGAAAAACACACCGGCCAGACCGGCAGTGGAAGCACCCAGGGTAAAGGCCGACAGCTTGACCAGAACATGGTTGAGGCCCATGGCGCGACAGGCTATTTCATCTTCGCGCAAGGCCTCCCAGGCGCGCCCGACCGGCATGCGAGTCAGGCGATGCTTGATGTACAGCACCAGCATCACAACGAGGAACAGCACACCATAAATGAGCATGAACTTTACGTTTGGGTTGTATTCAGTCCCAAAGAATTGATGGAAGGGTATCCCGCCATCCTTCGCTATACGCCCGAACTCAATACCGAAAACCGACGGTGATGGCACCGGCATACCGTTAGGTCCTCCCGTGAAGGACAGCCAGTTGGTCAGTATCAAGCGAATGATTTCACCGAAGCCCAGAGTCACGATGGCCAGATAGTCACCATGCATGCGTAACACGGGAAAGCCGAGTATGCATCCGGCCATCGCCGCCATGAGTGCCGATAGCGGCAACATGGTCCAGAAACCCAGGCCAAGGTAGTGATAACCCAGTGCCAGGCCATAGGCGCCGATGGCATAAAACGCCACATAACCCAGGTCGAGCAGGCCAGCCAGACCGACCACGATGTTCAGGCCAAGGCCCAGCAACACATAGATCAATCCCAGTATCACCACCGTCAGCAAGTACTTGTCTGCGAAGATCGGAAAGACAATAGCGATCACGATCAAGACCGGAATGATCAAGCGCAGCCGCGACTTGTAATCAGGCGGCAGCACATGCACGCCTGAGCCGACGACTTCGAAGCTTTGCTGAACCTTCACACCCTTGGCGGTCTGCATAAACAGGCTCAAGACAAAACGCCCGATCATCACCGCCCCGACCATCCAGGCCACACGTGTCGGCTGCAGGTTGTAGCTATAACCCTCAAGAACCACGCCCACGATTGGGCCGAAGACAATCAGGGCAACCAACCCGGCCAGAACCGTGTCGACAAGGCTTTTTTTGACATCGATAGTGTTTTTATTAGTGTCGGACATACTTATACCTTCGCCACAAGTGGGCGACCCAACAGGCCTTGAGGACGGAAAATCAGGATCAGTACCAACAGCGAGAAGCTGAAGACGTCCTTGTAGTCAGAGTTGATCACGCCGGAAAACAGCGACTCGGAAACGCCGAGAAGGATCCCGCCGAGCATGGCGCCAGGCAGCGAACCAATCCCGCCGAGCACGGCAGCGGTGAAGGCCTTTATGCCGATCACGAAGCCTGCGTAGAAGTCGAAGGTGCCGTAGTTCACCGTGATCAAGACACCGGCCAGTGCAGCCATGGCGGCACCAATGATGAACACGTAAGAGATCACCCGGTCGGTGTTAATCCCAAGGATCGAGGCCATCTTGCGGTCTTGTTGGGTCGCACGACACATGCGCCCCAACTTGGTGTATTTGATGATGTAGGTCAGCAAGGCCATCCCGACAAACGCTGCGACCAGAATGAAGATCTTGGTGTAGGTGATCTGCACAAAACCAGTACCGACTTCGAATCTCAGTCCGCCGCTCAGCAGCGTAGGAATACCCTGCTGCCGTGAGCCTTGAGCGATCTGTGCGTAGTTCTGCAGAATCAGGGAAACGCCGATAGCACTGATCAGCGGTGCCAGTCGGGTGGAGTTACGCAGCGGTTTGTAAGCGATGCGTTCGATGACCCAGCCATACACACCGGTCACGAAGACAGTGAACAGCAGGGTACCAAGGATCAACAACGGAAAGGATTCGACACCGAAGTAAGACAGCAGAGCCAGGCTGATCGCCGCGAGGTACGCGGAAATCATATAAACCTCGCCATGGGCGAAGTTGATCATGCCGATGATACCGTAGACCATTGTGTAGCCGATGGCGATCAGGCCGTAGACCGATCCGAGAGTCAGACCGTTGATAACTTGTTGCAGGAAAATACCGTCCATCATGCACTCTCACTAACTTGAGAGGCCACCGCGAACCCGGTGTCGGAGAGCCCTTGTGAGGCGTACCTGGCCGGGTTCATGTGGCTCAGAAGAAAAATACCGGGTCGGCACGATTGCAGAACCCATGACCAAAGCCCGGCTTGCGTCCCACGATTTATGTCGAGAGACCCAGGCCTGGCGATGCGCTTATCTCACTTCTGTTTATCCAGCTGGTGGTATTTGCCTGCAGCATCCCACTGGTAAACCACGTAGTCGGAGACTTTCAGGTCGCCCTTGCTGTCCCATTCCTTCTTGCCCATCACGGTTTCCACCGGGTGCTCTTTCAGCCATTTGCTGGCGTCTTCACCTTTGTTCGACTTGGCGCCGTTGAAGCCGGCAGCCAGGGCTTGCACCGTGGCGTAGGCGTACAGGGTGTAGCCTTCAGGCTCGTAACCGGACTTGCGGAAGGTTTCTACGACAGCCTTGCTGTCTGGAATCAGGCGCGGGTCAGCGCCAAAGGTCATATACACGCCGTCGACGAACGGAGCGCCACCGGCAGTCGTCACCATTTCGTCAGTCACGATGCCGTCATCGGACATGAACTTGACGTCT from Pseudomonas sp. GGS8 harbors:
- a CDS encoding AsmA family protein: MTRTRKMLAWTSASLVVLLAVLALIIAFFDWNRIKLPLNAKVSEELHRPFAINGNLTVVWQREPDEGGWRAWVPWPHVVAEDLSLGNPDWSKPPQMATLKRVELRISPLALLTQRVVIPRIDLTEPNADLQRLADGRANWTFKFAPKDPNAEPSNWVLDIGAIGFDKGHVTLDDQSLKTRLDLLIDPLGKPIPFSDIVGDKAAKTALEKGGSPQDYAFALKVKGQYHGQNLVGQGKIGGLLALQDAAKPFPLHAQIKIADTSVELAGTLTDPLNLGALDLRLKLAGANLGNLYPLIGVTLPDTPPYATDGHLTAKLHESGGAVYRYEDFNGKIGESDIHGNLAYVASQPRPKLSGSLVSNQLLFTDLAPLIGADSNAKQKARGGESKQPADKILPVEEFKTERWRDMDADVEFTGKRIVHSEKLPFNDLYTHLVLTDGVLSLEPLRFGVAGGNLDAQVRLNGRTEPLEGRAKLTARKFKLKQLFPSIERMKTSFGELNGDADLVGRGNSVAKLLGTANGNLKMLINDGAISRELMELAGLNVGNYVVGKIFGDKEVKINCAAANFDIKSGLATTQLFVFDTENAIVYIDGTANMATEQLDLTISPESKGWRLISLRSPLYVRGKFIKPDAGVKPVPLMLRGAGMVALGVIAAPAAGLLALIAPSAGEPNQCAPLLEQMKAGKAPVTVKPTK
- a CDS encoding TetR family transcriptional regulator, which translates into the protein MLPRAEQKQQTRNALMDAARHLMESGRGFGSLSLREVTRTAGIVPTGFYRHFADMDELGLALVCEVGQTFRETIRLVRHNEFVMGGIIDASVRIFLDVVTANRSQFLFLAREQYGGSLPVRQAIGRLREDISSDLAADLSLMPKLQHLDIAGLSVMADLIVKSVFATLPDIIDPPAEALPEHLTPQAKITQQLRFIFIGLKHWQGLGSTE
- the ureE gene encoding urease accessory protein UreE, with the translated sequence MLVIHRRIDPQPVWAAELHLTFEARSKSRLRCFSAEGEDVGLFLERGQPPLYDGECLQAEDGRVVRVCARPEQLLHVTCANAFELTRAAYHLGNRHVALQVGDGWLRLLDDYVLKAMLEQLGAKAENIEASFQPEHGAYGGGHHHSRHGDEDFNYPPKLHQFGVRL
- a CDS encoding urease accessory protein UreF, coding for MNPAWALLRLASPQLPIGGYSYSQGLEMAVDNGRVNDPDSARRWISDQLLLNLARFEAPLLLAHCTAAAEENWAQLLQRCEEHRASRETRELHQESRQMGYSLQQLLNGLPELDAPARAFLEQRPEPHLALGWALAARAWNISPQDALAAWLWSWLENQLAVLMKTLPLGQQAAQRLTSELLPLLQQAQQDATRINPEHVGSAAFGLSLACMAHERQYSRLFRS
- the ureG gene encoding urease accessory protein UreG, which encodes MNTQPLRVGIGGPVGSGKTALTLALCLALRERYNLAVVTNDIYTREDADFLVRNEALAPERIIGVETGGCPHTAIREDASINLEAVDQLNRRFPGLDLILVESGGDNLSATFSPELSDLTIYVIDVSAGDKLPRKGGPGICKSDLLVINKIDLAPLVGASLEMMDSDTQRMRNGKPFVFSNQKTGQGLEEIIAFIERQGLLTAA
- a CDS encoding HupE/UreJ family protein, with translation MTLKRILGAMALLLTPAIAFAHPGHGDNGLIAGISHPIGGLDHLLAMVAVGLWAAQQKGAARWALPCTFVGTMLIGGLLGFEGLDLPALESGIAASVLALGLAVALAVRPPLSLAVAATALFALFHGVAHGLELPDMSSPWAYAAGFVAATAALHAAGYAVVRVLPQAAAPLVRLAGAASAATGVWLLAG
- a CDS encoding AGE family epimerase/isomerase, with amino-acid sequence MPPVSRSASQPELTTLFASVQQHFQNVIVPLWQGPGWNADMALPYEALDAEHRPLPPQRYRAMACARQLYLFSSLIGQVPQAEARAAALFRSLQRHFHDAEHGGWFYSIDPQGTPLDQRKDLYTHAFILFACAHYWDKVREPLVESVLNAALEVVAQRFATGDGLYEASLDRDWSSLDSGPLQNPLMHLAEAFLATLSVREDVAVQKALIELCTAMQKRFIDPQHAVLMEKPLGAVDNWFEPGHQFEWYFLLQSSPLLRGSTLHASLERAFAFTEQRGVDQQTGAVRAMLELDDRPRDATQRIWAQAEYLRALTLRPSSEVSVQRQLQALHQRFLHAGGWYECRDEQGEVSRKDMPSTTPYHLATCYRGLLEYLG
- a CDS encoding SDR family oxidoreductase is translated as MFKTLFITGATSGFGEACARRFAEAGWKLVLTGRREERLNALCAELSKQTEVHGLVLDVRDRKAMEEAIASLPPSFAKLHGLINNAGLALGVDPAPKCNLDDWDTMVDTNIKGLMYSTRLLLPRLIAHGRGASIVNLGSIAGNYPYPGSHVYGASKAFVKQFSLNLRCDLQGTGVRVSNIEPGLCESEFSLVRFAGDQERYNATYAGADPIQPQDIAETIFWVLNAPAHININSLELMPVSQTWSGFAIERNGGKA
- a CDS encoding ABC transporter ATP-binding protein — its product is MTKPILELKELDVFYGPIQALKKVSLHINEGETVSLIGSNGAGKSTLLMSIFGQPRAADGQIVYQGVDITHKSSHYIASNGIAQSPEGRRVFPDMTVEENLLMGTIPIGDKYAKEDMQRMFELFPRLEERRTQRAMTMSGGEQQMLAIARALMSRPKLLLLDEPSLGLAPIVVKQIFATLRELAKTGMTIFLVEQNANHALKLSDRAYVMVNGQIRLSGTGKELLVNEEVRNAYLGGH